The Osmerus eperlanus chromosome 1, fOsmEpe2.1, whole genome shotgun sequence genome includes the window TGGAGCTCCAGGCGGTACGCGGCCAGGGAGACCACACGGTTTGAGAAGCTCTCGATGTTGATCAAGTCGATGGGGGAGATATCCATACCTGAGAACATACGGGCAGTGTGTTGACTCATTTCAGGAAAGGTAGCAAACAGCACATCGGTTCAAATGCAAGCAAACGGTGCATCGGTGATAAATGGCTGATGTTTCTCCCGACAGGATCCGCAGCAAGGAATAATAACCTTCGCTACAGGTTTATGAGAGAGTTGCTTTGCCCCCCTGTGTTGGTCATCAGAGACACTGGCAAGTCCATGATGGGCAAAAAAGGGGCTAAGAGAAGTGCAGAGCTACCATCCAAGTGGTCTTCTGGATTTTTAGGTGCAGCATCTTACCCATGGAGCTGCGTGAGGCCTCCAGGACGGACTGGGCCTTGGCGCTATccatcaccacctcctccatggcAGGTAGACTCTCCTCGCTCAGCTCCTTCCTGTTGCCAATCAGCCGGGCCATGCGGCAGTACGTGGAGTTGTCGGTAACAATCTTGATCAGCTCTGGGAAGTGGTAGCCGTACCACTCACTGCAAAGTAGGGGGGCAAAGGCTTATCAGAAAAGACAGCAAAAATCTTTGTTAAGCAACTGTATAGCCAATTAGCCACAAGTGAGCAGACACCCTTGCTAGACATGTCAGTGGTATAACAGCACCACAACTTCCATATCCTGTTCGTACCGCACACGCATGGAGAAGGTGTTGATGTCCTTGTCCAGCTGGTCCAGCAGGGCGATGGACTGGATAATCATGTTGTCTGCCCGGTTCACGTTGAACTTCACCTTGGCCCTGGAGTAGCTGTGGCCCAGACCCAGCTGGGCCTTTGAGGCAGCCAGAGCTGTGAGGCCCTTCACCAGGGAGTGAAAGTGGAGACGCACACCTGGGGAGGGGGTTGTTTTAGAAGTAGAAGGGAGGCACCATGGAGGCCATTTTATCAGGCCGTTTGGCCTGGCTGTTCAGCTTTTCAGTATAAACCATCAGGGTCCATTGACATGAACATCAGGATGATAAGTGTCATCAAAACAAACCAGGCCTTACGGTTGGGATCCTCCAAACCCAATCCAGGTTGCCATTTAGTCCActagttcaacaaaacatgagTTGTGCCCTCCTTTTTTGCTTCCCTCTGGAAACTTAAGTGTCCAAGTGtttgtatcccccccccccaacctaatATAAAATGTTTGATTTGTTTCCCCTCCAGCAGTTACTTGGTGTGTTCTCACCTCTGAGGAGCTCAGCTACCACTCCTCCAGTCTGGATAGACAGCCCCAGCTCCTCCTGGAGCGCTGCACCTATCTTGCTGTCAGACACCCCCAGCATGGCCTTTTTCTTCCCCGCCATGGAGAGGTTGGTCTCCAGAAACAGCTTGAGATCTGCATGGACCACACCTTAAAAAAGGACACGACAACGGCTGTGTAAAAAGTATGGCCGCTTACATGCATTATCCACAATTAAAATGAAAGGCATAAATAAGCATTGAAGTTAGTCATAACTTGTCCTGCAAAAAAACGCCTTCTGCTTGATATATTAACCCAGGTCAGATGTTCAGGTTTGATGGTATGTCATCAACATGGTCATTCAGGGGATTGACAGATTATAATACATCATTACATCATTGATGGGTTTATGCAAATCTAGAGCCAACTCACCTTCCGAGATTGCGTTTATATTTTCGAGGGCTGCCTGGGCGGATTTGAAAGGAAAGAATGCCGCCAGGCTCACCATACCATTGAATTTCCCGATGCAAAGCACGCTGTCTTCAACCTGGAGGTACACATGGGGAATCCATTAGCGCAAGTGGGATGTGAAATGACCAAAAACATGTATTTAGCATCAAAATGCGGAAATTAAAGCATTATTGATGACTCACCTGTGGCAAAAGCATTCCGATCTCTTCCACCTCTTTGACCGCAAAGAGCGCATACCCCGCCGCATGCTCGAACAGCACGTGCAACTGCACCTGCGgaagaaaacattttaaattgtcTGCGACGTACGCAATCATTTTACTGAAATGGTTGTAAACCCCCTTGCGATAGATGGAAACCAGCCAGACCCAGCCATTAGTCCGGGTCATCCTAAATTACGTGACTTGAGTATCGAATTTACTGATTGTTTTCAAGACTTGAAAATGAATCTAAATTATTAACCAATCAAGACTTGAAAATGAATCTAAATTATTAACCAATGTATTTCCTTTGGAAATGCGACCCATCTGCAACAAAACTACGTAAGTACGATATCCCTCTTGCAAACATTCCGGCCACATGGTATAACCACGTGTTGACGATAGGCCTTCCGAGTGctaagctagctaactagcctgTATTTCCGATGCACATGAGTTGAGTCAAGTTATCAATATAACCTTCAAGACGTTATATTAATGATAAGCTTACATAGTTTGATCTGATAACCAATATAACGTTTACATTTTGGAGCTTAAGTTTGACTGGGACCAGGCCTAATCCTGTTGCAAACCAAACAACCAACAGCATTGTGGTATTTCACGCAAGCTCTTACATTTTCTTAAATGACTGTTCTCAAAGTTTTAACAAGACTTTTCTGTAAATGTTGTGCCAACTACCTAATGTGAGCTGACTGATGCCAACTTTAATGATGGCTAACCAGCCAACCTGAACCTCATCAAAACGTAGTAAAAATAATTAGGCTTACTtaaaacacacattcaaaaGAACAATAATAACTACGGTATAAAACCTGTAACTCCTTAGAAAATGCACCTAAACTTCATAAATATCTTACCATGATTGTGAAATCTTTGCTGCGACACGCTTTGCGTGTCCTTTCTTTCCCTCACTACTGTGAAAAGACTGCTTTAGCTTTTTTCAACGtgcttccacatgaccaaatatCGTGATACCTGCCTGGGCATCGCGAGAGTCGCTTTTCTTCTTTCCCTTTACGACTGGTTAGACGCTGAACCTCATATCGCTGCCCTCTGCAGGTGGAGGTCTGTTTCAGGAGAGAAGCGCTTTTAAAGCTTTGTTTGGAAGTTAGAGAACTTTTGTCAGTAGTCCTACAGTGGCCTGTGGCTCTGGTCACGACCAGAGTGCAGGTCGTGCACTTCCAGGACAGGAAGAGCAAAACAGTAGCCTATGGAGTTACTAAAAAGGAGCGGAATACCAATAAATACAAACCAAACTAGAAAACTTACAACTTGAGCAAAGCAAAGACAAACACTAGTATTACGGTATCTTAACAGCTACACGAGACAACGCAAAAGCCTAAATactagagagaaaaaaacataaaatttaGAAAAAGCAACAACAGTAGATAACCTTTGTCACTTTTATGAAGCGATTTTATTGTTAAAATCTcggatgtttgtttgtttgttttttgcaaGATATTATTGGACAATCTAATGAGTTTTTGAAAAgacgaaaaaaaagaagaaattagGTTATAATGACCTCCACATCCCAACTCCACTGACGCACAAAAGCACACTAGCTATGTTTGTCCACATTATTTTTAAAACCATGAAACTCCGCATTATAATTGCATTGGATATGGATATTCCATTGTTTTAAAGTGGCTTCAACCTACACCACAATTACTACACAAATGCCAGTATAtgtgctcaaaaacagaaaacatacacacattttctcaaaATAAAATGTGAGTTTCACAATTGCTATGAGTCCATTTGAATACTCTTCTTAAGGTCTCTAAATTGAGCCAATGCTGGGGTAAGTTCTAGGAAATGAAATAAGTATTATAACAGGAAATAGTAGAAGTAAAATTATCTTGAGCAGCCTGTTACTAAGCGATGGGTTTATGTTGTTCCATGTGACGGAGGAGTGTTACTAAGCCAGGTCATAAATGTCACAGTGAGCAGGACATGACTTAAGAGGAGAATTTATTACCACCTTATTTTGAGAGGGAACCCAAAAGGGAGGATCTCAGGGACACACAGGCACTcacgcagacacatacacacacacacaccgtacttAGTGAGTCCAGGATAGAGACTTTTGGACTCATGAAGACTGTACCTGTTTAATAATACAAAATCTGCCGAACGTTGAATTTGTGCAGATCCTATCACCTTAGAGAATGTTATGTTTGTAATATGATGTTGTTGCTCTGTACATTGTAACACACTGTTTGTTGGTCTTAACCACATTACTACTGTGTTAGAAGTGTACACTTCTAGTACCATAATATCTGTTGCACGTATATCCATGTCACTTTGTATAACatcatctgctaaattaatacataaTATAAAGCAAACGTACCaacaatcacagacacacacacaaaacaaataaaaggtGTCATCTATACAAAAAAACACTCCACAACAGGAAATCTGTTACATCTATTCAATATGCCTAAACACCTCAACCCCCCAATAAAAAGATAGATTTATCCAAaatgcctttgtttccatggatgTGAAGGAGACAGCGGGATGGAGGCTGTCGAGAAGCAGATGTCAGTGGTCAGTAAATTGACGGAGGGTCCATATAAACAGTAGGGTTGcacacaggctgacagacacagTATCACTGGTAGACTGACTCAAAGAAAACTGACCAAGAGCTTTCCACAACAGCACGTGAGTtggactttctctctttccctctctgtcttttcctctTCTTTCCTTCTGTATCAAGTTTCCTTTTGCAGTCTCATGTATCAGGCTCATCAGGACCTATGTATAGCAAAAAGTATCTGAAACTTGAAAACACATGTGACCTTTTGCTTTAAGGTGGCTGCAGTAATCTCACTcaccctgtgtgcgtgtgtgtgtgtgcttgtgtacgtCTGTAATTGTGTTGTGTTCTTTCCTCCACATCTATgcttgtgtatttgtttgtgtgtgtttctcttggCACAGGACAAAGCAGAAAATGGGCATGAGCAGAATGGTGATAGGCTGTCTGGTGCTGGCGTTCTTCTTGGTCATGATGGCCCAACGGGCTGAAGGACACATCACCTTCTTCAGCCCCCAGGAGATGAGGGCATTAAAGGTACATTGACGAAGTCAATTGAAGAAGCCATTATATTTACAATACATTTTGAATAGCCCTTTCtaaaagcaatgtcacagagggcttcacatacgcccatgaAACTGCAATCTGAATACTGATAAGAACATAATACTTCTTAATAATCTAATCATCCCTTATATGTATTAGAAAATAAGGTTCATTttagcatttgtgtgtgtgtgtgtttgttgtcacaggaaagagaagggaggaagctCATGGAGCCTCGGTCAGAGGATGGACAGATTGAGACCAACCAACACCTTCCCAAAGAGGATGGAGCTGGAAACCCTGTgagtgcatgcacgcacacatgcacgcacgcacacatgcactcacgcacacatgcatgcacatgctATGCGAAAGGAACATTGGAAATGTGAGAATTTGAAACAATCCTGTACAAGCAGTCATGCTATACTCCCCTCATCAAAGGCTCTacctgtgtgtttgactgtatgTCTGCATGAGCAGGAGAAGACTGTGGAGATTTCCATGCAGCTCTCAGCCAAGCAGTTAGACCAGGTAGCTCCTGTGCTGGAGGTCCTACAAGAACTAATGGAGGAACCAGATAACGGTAGTTTCCAAACCAGTGCTCCAATACTCCCTTGTGTAATACTTGCTTTGATAAGTGCCTCAAGATCAGTTGTGCAGTTTATGAGTATTTCCTTTCCTTTCTACCCAATTGTTGAGAAAATCAAGTCATCATCTTAGGCCAGAATCAACAGAAATGACAACGTTGTGCATTTAGGAGCAGGcggaaatgtttttatttttaatttgtatttcAAAGCAAAGCATTATAAGGCATCTTCCTTGCGTCTAAGCTTATAATGTATTTTTCTTCCTGCAGCCaaatagaaagggagagagagagaattctaCGGCTAAAACAACTGAAAGATATTTTGGTATGGTCTCAATGATAAATAAAGCAATGTCATCTGTTATAATTTGAAACAATGGTTCCTTGTAATACTTTGGAAGCAAGTAGGGTAACTATCTTGAAGCTGGGAGTCCTATTAGCATCCTGTTGAAGTAATGGCACAGACtcccaggcagacacacacttcctcccattacacaatcatgcacacaaacataggAAATCCAGATAAGAGTGAATTGAATCCAACCATTCACAGAACTTCGAGTAAGTGAGTGTTCTTCAGTGTTGTAGTTTCAAGAGATACTGCACTGACTCCATGACCAACACATTAAAAGAAGGCAGAGAATTTTCAGTGAATATAATACACGCATCAGTATTATACAAATTGGACCAATAGATGATGCAGATATCTTTAATTAAAATAATATTTGGTATATTTCACCATCAATTGTCACTAAGCAATAGGAACATGTATCATGAGGATATGTTTAACGATATACAACACGTTACACATTTGCCACAGGTAtataacatttatgtaaatatgcATAAAACTTAatgcataaaaaaataaaaatatggcTCAACCAGAATCTCAGGGAGACATGTTCCAACTGATATTTACTGCAATTTCAAAACAGAATCTTAATTATAGTTAAGCTACCGTCTGTAGTTATTAAGAAGTTCTATCCCTATGCCCAGATGATCAAATTCAAATAGCAAGTATTCAAAATGAAACgaaacaaagaaaaacaaaagttTTGGTATATTGACACAATAAAGTAATTTGCTCTTCAAATACTCAAAAAAAATGGTATTATACACATACATGGGCTTCCCAAGTAAAATTTCAATCTTAAACTATTAGAAAATTGAATGCTAACTTTGGTAGCTAGATTTAATGGTCGTTTCGATCAGAGTTTGGATGTCAATCTCTCGCAGTACTCGAAGGCCTTTGCAGCAAGGGCTGAGTCTCTGGCTAAGGGAGCAGGGAGTACCAGAGAGCAATCACTGTCAAAGTATTTTCCGGTGATGCCCTCCGTTTCCTCAGCGACGGCACAGTAGATGGTACTGACTGCACCCTCCTCAGAGGACTGTGTAGGGAAAAAAATAAGACATGGTGATGATGGTTATAGGTGGATATGGGTTGATAGGCAGAGTACACACATTCATGCAAGAAGATCTAACCTCCGCCTGACATTTGTGTACATGGAAGTAAAACACACTAACAACAGGAGACTTGTGGCACAGGGCTCTGTATGCCTTGGTGTTATGGCCACATGTTAACatatttctgtctctgtccgtATGGTTGTGTGCCGTGTGTtgtcttccttctctttctcccatcaCCCTCATGGCTACATTCAGGTGTCAGTCTGTGATTAGCTATCAAGTTGATAGCAACTGCTACAAGCAATGGAGCAGCGCAACTGCTTCCAGCCACTGTTCATCCGTCTTCATTTAAACCTCACCTGTTCTCTGTTCTGGAGTCTCTCATGTTTGTGCTTCTAGTTTCTAGACTATTCTGTTTTGAGATTTTGTCTGTGTTAATTGTATCATCCTCTTGTCTATTGTTTATGCCAATACATGGTATTGTACTTTTCGTTTGTTTTTGTTCATTCGAACAGGAGCTTTGGAATAGGTAAGCTGcccatatgtatatatatccaTCACGTAGCAAACTTATTTATAATAACTATGTAAGGAACAAGTGCCACCTCATGTGTTTAGTATAGGGACATATTTTGGTTAGGTAATTTGGACACTCTTTTATTGATTACTTTTCTTTGGCACCATTCGTTGTTCCATTGTATCACAATATCACTTTTTAGTTATATCATCATGTTACTTGTCTATGTATTGACATTTACTCCTTGTTGGGCCAGATGGTTGTAACACTTGGCAAAGGCATTTAGAATTCCCTGGAGATCTTCTACGGAGTGTGCTGCGAATGGAGTTATTCATGGAGTTGGCATGCAACATCATTACCCTGTGGACCTAAGGATGTCTGTTAAAGAGATTTGTGTGTCATTCAAGTACTAGTGGTTTGCAACTTCAGGGTCTATCACACCAAACTCAGCATATGTGATGTCCCATCTCTCCTTATTTTTTTCTGTCCCTGTTGGTCTCTGATCTCACCCTCTCAAACATTCACAAACAAATGTGCATGCCCACATGCACAACAGATTCTGTGTtccattccttttttttttcgaATGGTGCCAATTTCTGGTGCTTACCTTGAAAAAAAAGATTCCAATGAGGTTGAAGAGTATTCGGACCAGGACGTTATAATGTCTCATCACCTCTGTCATAATCACACCAGGGTGAAGGGAGTTGGCTGCCACCCCTagcagacagagaaaaagagaggctgagcggtaagggaatcgggctagtaatctgaaggtcgccgattcgattcccggccgtgcaaaaatgacgttgtgtccttgggcaaggcacttcaccctacttgcctcggggggaatgtccctgtacttactgtaagtcgctctggataagagcgtctgctaaatgaaaatgtaaataaagtgaAATGATTGGCCAAAGGCAGAGACACGTGTCTTATAAAAGGTTAAAGGTACAGTAGTATGTTATAGGATGTGTATGCTTATGAGGCCCTCTGACAGTTGTCTAGTAACACAGCTCTGTGCCAGTGGCATGTCAAATTTTGAAGTGGCCCGCTACTTTACAGCCAATGATGTACCACCACGGTGAGATGGGCCTTCCTCCGTGGCTTATTTTGTGAATCATTCAAAATCGAGCTGGAGGAAAACGTAAAAGTTCTGGGACTGCTGTATCCttaatataaaatgtattttataatgTTATCTATTGTAGCTTTAAAGAGTCTTAGATATTCGATATCTTGAGGGTGTGACAACCCTGCCTCGTTTGGCTATGTAGGGTTGGCTgcttgtctgtctttgtgttttgtgttgcaGATGCAGATGCACAGTAGGTGTGGTCAGGTCGTCGTTTATTGGGAACACCTGGGCCTGGTGTTCCCAGTACTATAAGAGCACACCCTACATGTTCATGGCGGAGAGGGTGGAAACTCTTCTAACAATGCGCCACGCTCCTCAACTTCATCTTTGTCAACAGTTTTGGTAGTTTCAAAGAAATGCTAtctaatgctaatgctaactttGCTTCATCTTCTTGTGTCACCTTCTGTTCattgttatggtttttgagcCGACCATGACAAATTGGGGCTCATCTGGGATTGTTTTCTTTgggtgttttgtatgtgtgtatttaattGGTTATCCAGTTTGTGTTGGAACCAGTCTGGGTGCTGTTGATTGTGGGAGTTTCCCAGGCAATTTAAGTGGATGGACCAACCAGTGACGAGGTTGGAAGGTCTGCCTCGTTCGCTGGGTATAAGCGTAACTGAAGACCTGTTTGACCGAAGGACGGTGAGTGTTGACATGCTG containing:
- the nop56 gene encoding nucleolar protein 56 isoform X2 — encoded protein: MVQLHVLFEHAAGYALFAVKEVEEIGMLLPQVEDSVLCIGKFNGMVSLAAFFPFKSAQAALENINAISEGVVHADLKLFLETNLSMAGKKKAMLGVSDSKIGAALQEELGLSIQTGGVVAELLRGVRLHFHSLVKGLTALAASKAQLGLGHSYSRAKVKFNVNRADNMIIQSIALLDQLDKDINTFSMRVREWYGYHFPELIKIVTDNSTYCRMARLIGNRKELSEESLPAMEEVVMDSAKAQSVLEASRSSMGMDISPIDLINIESFSNRVVSLAAYRLELQEYLRSKMSQVAPNLATLIGDVVGARLISHAGSLTNLAKYPASTVQILGAEKALFRALKTRGNTPKYGLIFHSTFIGRAAAKNKGRISRYLANKCTIASRVDCFSEVQTTVYGEKLRDQVEERLSFYETGEAPRKNLDVMKEAVKEAGEVVAEIKKKAEKKEKKRIKREKKLLEDNGDAPVIKSNGEAENGANGEEVSVKKKKIKQEAAEVKAEETAVVEDSNTPAKKKKKRKSEAMEPEPEVTTPVTEKKKKKKKSTE
- the nop56 gene encoding nucleolar protein 56 isoform X1; amino-acid sequence: MVQLHVLFEHAAGYALFAVKEVEEIGMLLPQVEDSVLCIGKFNGMVSLAAFFPFKSAQAALENINAISEGVVHADLKLFLETNLSMAGKKKAMLGVSDSKIGAALQEELGLSIQTGGVVAELLRGVRLHFHSLVKGLTALAASKAQLGLGHSYSRAKVKFNVNRADNMIIQSIALLDQLDKDINTFSMRVREWYGYHFPELIKIVTDNSTYCRMARLIGNRKELSEESLPAMEEVVMDSAKAQSVLEASRSSMGMDISPIDLINIESFSNRVVSLAAYRLELQEYLRSKMSQVAPNLATLIGDVVGARLISHAGSLTNLAKYPASTVQILGAEKALFRALKTRGNTPKYGLIFHSTFIGRAAAKNKGRISRYLANKCTIASRVDCFSEVQTTVYGEKLRDQVEERLSFYETGEAPRKNLDVMKEAVKEAGEVVAEIKKKAEKKEKKRIKREKKLLEDNGDAPVIKSNGEAEKNGANGEEVSVKKKKIKQEAAEVKAEETAVVEDSNTPAKKKKKRKSEAMEPEPEVTTPVTEKKKKKKKSTE
- the mlnl gene encoding motilin-like — translated: MGMSRMVIGCLVLAFFLVMMAQRAEGHITFFSPQEMRALKEREGRKLMEPRSEDGQIETNQHLPKEDGAGNPEKTVEISMQLSAKQLDQVAPVLEVLQELMEEPDNAK